The Aurantiacibacter gangjinensis genome includes a region encoding these proteins:
- a CDS encoding HdaA/DnaA family protein codes for MSQIALPLPTGGGGPQRIVLGNANAAVAEALLAPESWPYRTAVLTGPPRSGKSLLAGWFAANGRGEAVDDAQAMPEDALFHRWNRAQEDGTPLLIVAGEPPWNIALPDLKSRLGGSLQLEIGQPDDEMAAELLLSMAQERGLPLGQDAADYLVPRASRSHAALENLVITIDRLSLERKAPPSLGIWRAALEAVNGPDEPRLL; via the coding sequence ATGAGCCAGATTGCCCTTCCTCTCCCGACCGGCGGCGGCGGACCGCAGCGCATCGTGCTGGGCAATGCCAATGCCGCCGTGGCGGAGGCGTTGCTCGCGCCCGAAAGCTGGCCCTATCGCACCGCCGTGCTTACCGGGCCGCCGCGTTCGGGCAAGTCGCTACTGGCAGGCTGGTTTGCCGCCAACGGCAGGGGAGAGGCAGTGGACGATGCGCAGGCCATGCCGGAAGATGCGCTGTTCCATCGCTGGAACCGCGCGCAGGAGGATGGCACGCCGCTGCTGATCGTGGCCGGAGAGCCGCCATGGAACATCGCACTGCCCGATCTCAAATCGCGCCTCGGCGGATCGCTGCAACTGGAAATCGGCCAGCCCGATGACGAGATGGCAGCGGAACTGCTTCTCTCGATGGCGCAGGAGCGGGGCCTGCCTCTCGGTCAGGATGCGGCCGATTACCTTGTGCCGCGCGCATCGCGATCCCACGCGGCGCTGGAAAATCTGGTCATCACCATCGACCGCTTGTCCCTCGAGCGAAAAGCCCCACCTAGCCTGGGAATTTGGCGCGCCGCGCTGGAAGCGGTGAACGGCCCTGACGAGCCGCGCTTGCTTTGA